Below is a genomic region from Brassica rapa cultivar Chiifu-401-42 chromosome A08, CAAS_Brap_v3.01, whole genome shotgun sequence.
CTAAAATGagccaaatatattttaacttaacGGCCTTCGTCAATGGCGAGGATTTCCAAATGAGACCCATAAATGGCCCACTAATCTTTTAGATTTGGAGGGGTAGATACACCAGACACGTGTTGCTTTGCAGTGAGGTTTTCTCAAATGTCACTGCACTCAGTCTTCTGCAGATGAGTTATACATCAACAACAGATGTAACAATGCTATGactttgacccaaaaaaagatattatgagTCTATGACTTCGAACAATTTTTTTCTGAACTATATTTGTGTGAACTGTGAAGATGATAAAACTTCACCGAAGTTATGGTGAACATTATACTTGTTAATTTAGGTTCATATTTTGTTGATTGTTCGTCCCACTTAACCCACATATTTACTATCAACGGAAGCTTAAAGCACAAAAGATGATGCGACCACATACCCCACATTTATGTGAATATCACCAACGAAATCGGAACTACAAAAATACCCTTGTTCATCTCATGTTTTTGTTCAGACAAACATATAATTAACTCTTCTCccttcattttttctttaaaaattacAGTTATTATGATGTCGATTCGTCAGTGGATAAAGGTATATTTAACTCTGAAAGTCAGGTAAGTGTAAACATGCATGAACGTGATTTTAAAGATGGATCAGGGATATTTCTGTAATAAATGAGGAACTTACTAATAAATGATGCCCATAAAAAAAGGTATTGTGTTTCTGTTTCTTTGTCAAGAAAGAAACATGAATGGTTCGGTATAGGTGGTATAAAACACTACCTCTCTACAGAGTCACATGATGCAGCTGGCGACACAAACTACACCACAATAAAAGTAGTAAGTAAATAACCACACAAAATAGTAACTATTATCCCTTTCATACTATAAActgttttaatttaaaaatgaatatttttcttcaaaagtattgctaaatacataaataaatatagttaaacatgttataaaattacaaaataataattagttatACAATAttcaataaacataaaattgtaTAGAATACGAAagcaatttatattttaaataaaatatattttctaaacaatttATATTGCCTGTAACTGgttatttctaaaaataataggataaacaaatgaataattatttatgtaatgAAAATAGAATAATGAATGATatcataataaaaattattaatggaATATTAGTTTTCAATCATTTGATTAGCTTTATAAGTTTATGATGTGGaacaaaatgataaattttgtaagagatttatttttatttcatttagaaAATGGAAAATGGTGAAactgtttattaaaaaaatcattattgtAACTGGTAAACATTTTATGAAATGCTAGGGAATAACacatttcaaataaatttatcgCACTAAAAATCATTGATTGTTGTAGCCATTATGAAACAGAGATTATATTGTGCTGTTACTAGTAAAATGTAGTAACCCATAAGGTGAGTGTAGACTgatatttcaataatttatgtaatatcTGATTCAGAGATTAAATATCTAAGTTGTTTTTTGGGTCTAAATATCTCATTTATTATGGAGATAATTGAATATCCATGATCTGATTCTTGGATGATTTGAGTATTTACCACACTGTCCTAGTTATTCCAACACACCTAATGATATACGTGACAAGAATAATATTCACATTATTTAACAAGCTAGCAGCCTTGCACACACTTGTGTCATAAAAAATATGCAGCTAAATTAAATAGTTTCTTCAAACACACATTAATAATCAAAGATCTAAGATCCAAACCTCATGCAAAAGAATCATCTCAAGAATTTCAAAATATCACAAAGTCATAACAAAGATCCAACAAACAATTATTATCATCCATAACCCTGAAGGAGAAATCAAGAAACAGAACTTGTTTCTTGGGTTTTCAGTTGTGTCTTACATCAAAAGTACATTGCTTGATAAAGATCGTCCAAAGATTCCAAAACCACTAAACGTTTTCTAACTTTAAAAGAATAAACGATCAACcaaatcaagaagatgctttgaTATCCAGTAATCTCTGAAACCTCCAACTGTTATTATATGGCTGAAACTACGGTGACAATGTCGCTTTCTTGCGGCGGAGGAAGATTCAGATCTATCACACAACGACGGAGCTCCGGGAAATGTATCTTCTCCGGCTTCGTTTCTTCCGCTGCAAGAACATGTTTCTTCAGTTCAATCTCCCTCGTATCTCTCGATAGCATCATCAAACACATGGCCAAATCCTGTTCCGGAGAACCGTCGGAGACAGAACTCGCCGGTTCTTGAGACTCGTTCGAGTTAACACGACTCGTCTTCTGCTTCTTCCCCGACTCAAACACTCTCTTCTTACTCCTTTtcttcgtcttcgtcttcttGGAAACCTCTGCTCTGCTACGTTTCCGAACCGGGTCCACAGACTCAGGTTCGGTCTCGGTCTCGCTGTTGTAAACGGTGGATGACTCAGGATCCGGGTTGAAGACCCGGAGACTCTTCCTCGGGTTCTCTCGCAGCCCGTAGACTAGAGTTTTACCGtctgaggaggaagaagaagaggagtaaACCGAGTCACCGAGTTTCTTCCGAGTGGGCGTGTGTGATGAGACCAAGTGAGACTTCATGTGACCACCAAGTGCTCTGCCATTACAGAAACTCTTGGAACAGAGCTTGCATTTGTGCTTCTGCATTTTCCAAAGAGGCaagaagagaacaaaaataaaccttAAGAAgactttttaagttttatttgtCCCAGTTTTGCTTGAAGAGACTGTTGTGGAGAAGAGAGAAATTGAGAGATAGGCAGAGAAGTTAATAAAGAGTAGGTAACAAGCATTCCtttctttttcacaaaacccCAAAATTAACAATAATGACGTTTTGGTCCATACGATAACTAATAGgtaaatataacttttttagTTAGTTTTAGTAAAACATTTAAGAGAAAACCATACTATTTTTAATTGGACTGACAACGATAACCACTGAGTATAGAATCTTGAATTAATCCAAAATATTGGAATTTTATTAATAAGAAGTTTGTATGTATCGTGACTGGAATTATTCATGTTCTTAcaaaaaaacaactaaaatGATTATTTGTTTAGTAAGAGTTTGTTTAAAAGATAGAAGAAAGGTGACAACAAAGCACAAAAAGAAAGTTGTTGCTTTGCCTTTTATTGACTAGACACTTCTGAATGCATAGACAAGTTTAGAACCTTAATAAAGGATTtgcaaaaataaacaaaattaagatTAGAAAAACTTAACAAAGTATGTGTGATGTGAATAATGTTTGTTGGGTTAGTTGAAAGATTTGACGATATGTGATGGCAGAGTCGGTTGAAGCGTCGAGGTTGATATGATACAAACGGTTGTATTATTTAACGTTGATTTAATTGGACTTTGAGATTTAAATGCTGATTGTTTAAACATTTAAATAGCTTgatttaaacatttaaatacTAATGAGTTTTAATACTAGTCAGAATCATTTAAACGAAACGATCTAAGTAAGCATCACGTCTATATAATTGTGAATAGATTGGTACTGTACTATCTAACATACGATGGTCGACCCAACGGTAAATGACTACACAATGATGGTTGGAAAGGTCCACGTCTGTTCTGAGCCATTCCAccttagtttttcttttgttggttTTCTGTATTGTTTTATTCTATGCtttattctgattttttttttctaaaggaAAATTAATACAAGActtttagttcggattcagaCAAATATGTTATACTCCATCCATTTCTGAATAAGTACCACTTTTACAATTTTCACACAGACTAAGAAAGtagtaaaaatatatgtaatttgttattaattacatatttctgaccaatagtatttgagataaataaaattatttataaaaccaaTGCAGTTTGCAACTAATTTTCAGCTGAAAgtaagggtctgactggttcaaacgcagcagttgcggttgcggctgcgggcgtttgcggatgcgggtggttgcggtttctagcggttttaagagatttgtacgactggttatgcggttagaaattggtgcgcttgcgggatacttatgactggttaactaccaaatacagcagcggttaaataataaattaacaatatttacattttatataattataaaaatatcaaaaatcataatattataataaatatgtaaattatattttcaaagttatagttttaaattttttaaattatagaaaatatttttattttaaaattttataatattaattaaaatataatagatatattttagtatttttataattccattttaaaaattttatttttatttttatttttgtatttatatggtttttttttaaaaaagaaaaaaaaattatcctcccgcaaccgcccgcaaccgcaaacgctagctggaaccagcttttgattttaagaggttcggagcggtttgatgcgatttgtagcggtttgtatgattgtttcgaaacgctgtcaaccgctaccaatcgcaaaagctgcgtttgcgggtggtagcgggaaaaccaatcaagctctaaatataatttgtattaaaattgtaaagtgatattttttgtgtaacaaaaaaaactagaataacacttattttgaaacaaaaggaGAAATAGATTTCGTATTATAGAAATGTGAAGCCTAATTGAAGTTAGTTTCTGAATCCGTTTTCATTAGTTTATTTGACATGTTTTCCATTCTTTTAAAAGATATGACATGTTTTGCATTTAATTCCAATTAGTTTAGCTGAGCTGAGAACTACTGGCTGTCATTCTTTTGTTTGAGACCGAGATTATTGATTATACTCATTACTCTCATTTCGAATGAAAGAATAAGAGTATAAGACCAAACAGCTTTGTCATGGGTTCAAGTATAATTATATTAGTATAGATAATGATCAACATACGATAATGACTAGATTAAATATATGAAGTCATTATCGTGTGTAGATTCGGTCTTATCATTAGGCTCCAGAGTTGTATATATACAGATCTCATAATATCAATACGATCATCCTTTGAACAATACTTCTATACTtctatatggtatcagagtAGGTTTCGACctaatctcttcttcttcacgtcTAATACAACTCTcgtctttttctctctttaccTGATCTAACATGTCGACCGAATCCTCTTCTTCTAAACACTCTGAAACTACGGTGGTATTCAATATCACTGACCCAAAATCAACTCTCATCTCTCTCAACATGTCTAACATAACAAAGTTGACAGCAAGCAATTTCATAACGTGGCGTCTTCAGATAAGTTCTCTGCTTGAAGCTCATGAACTTCACTGTTTCATCACAGATGATGATCAATCACCACCTGCAACAACTTCAACAACAGATGGACAATCAGAGACTAATCCCAACTTTACAGCTTGGAAACGTCAGGATAAACTCCTCTATAGTGCGTTACTTGGCACACTGTCCATTCCCATTCAACCTATTGTTGCTCGCGCTACAACCTCTCGTGAAATATGAGATATTCTCTTCCGTACCTATGGTAAACCATCCAGAGGACACATAAAACAAGTAAGGCAACAGCTAAAGCACAACAAGAAAGAGAATAAGTCTATCAATGAGTATATGCGTGGCATCATTGAGAAGGCGGATCAACTTGCTCTTCTTGGCTCACCGTTGGAACATGAAGATCTTCTTGATTACATCACAGAAGGTCTTGGTGAAGACTACAGAGCAATTGTTGAGATGGTAAATGGAAGAGACACTCCAATCACAATCGATGAGCTTCATGAGAAGCTAATCAACCGTGAGAACACTCTCAAGAGCACTACAACAAGTGATAGCAACATACCAGTGACTGCTAACCCTACAAACGTTCGTACTAATCAATCCACAAACTCATTCAATTCCTCCCGTGGTGGTTCCAACTCAAATCGTGGAGGATCTAGACAGTCACGACCGTATCTTAGGAAGTGTCAAATCTGTGGGGTTCAAGGACATGGAGCTCGAAGATGTCCTCATTACCAGCAATAACCTATACACATGGCTCCTGGAGTGCATCAACAATCTCAACCTCGTGGACATGCATCATGGCCTGCACCACATCTTCCACTACCTACACCACAATGGCAACAACAAGCGCATCATGCAACAATGTCCTCTCCTGATTTCTCTCGGTGGTTACTAGACAGTGGTGCCTCTCATCACATAGCAAGCGACTTCAACAACCTCTCATTGCACACACCGTATAATGGGAGTGACAATGTCATGATTGGAAATGGAACAGGACTACCGATCACACATACGGGTTCAGTATCTATTCCCTCCAAAAATCGCAATATACTCTTACACAATGTTCTTTGTGTACCGGATATGAAGAAAAACCTTATCTCTGTCAACAAGTTATGTAAAACTAACAATGTTATGGTTCAACTCTGTCCCTTTGATTTTCAGGTGAAGGATCTACACACGGGGACAACTCTTCTCAAAGGCAAGGCCAATGAGGGAGTGTATGAGTGGCCATCAATCTCTTCTCCTATAGCTTTTGTGTCTCACAGATCTTCTCCTTCACAATGGCATTCACGCCTTGGTCATCCCAACTCTCAAACACTTCGTTTTATGTTGTCTCGGTTTTCATTACCTTTATCTACAGCTTTACCTTCTTCTTCTGTTTTATTTTGCAATTCTTGTTCAACTAATAAAAGTCATAAACTTCCATTTTCTACCTCTACTCTCACCACTTCTCAACCCCTTGAAATTTTATTCTCTGATGTGTGGACATCTCCCACTACTTCAGTAGATGGCTATAAGTATTATGTCTTATTTGTTGATCACTATACTAGGTACACATGGCTATATCCTCTTAAAGCTAAGTCTCAAGTGGCTACGATATTTCCTCTATTCAAACAGcttgttttataaattagtggtgtcttaatattttgaatttttgaccCGGGGATGTATATTGTTTTGTGACTGCAGTTTTATGTAACGTATTAAGACTGAAATctctt
It encodes:
- the LOC103847695 gene encoding zinc finger protein ZAT9, with product MQKHKCKLCSKSFCNGRALGGHMKSHLVSSHTPTRKKLGDSVYSSSSSSSDGKTLVYGLRENPRKSLRVFNPDPESSTVYNSETETEPESVDPVRKRSRAEVSKKTKTKKRSKKRVFESGKKQKTSRVNSNESQEPASSVSDGSPEQDLAMCLMMLSRDTREIELKKHVLAAEETKPEKIHFPELRRCVIDLNLPPPQESDIVTVVSAI